One window of Abyssibacter profundi genomic DNA carries:
- a CDS encoding DUF3379 family protein: MNCFDARRALLTDPARLPEPIADHVSQCRRCAREAAQIRRLDRRVAEVARVPVPEGLNDRLKMAGPQPMRRRLLPWGGGAALAASLLLAWVVVGWSPSSTVSASEWMNSMVAHTVYDAAHELTPDPAAAQDFERVLRRLGGQIAAVPDGITRAGYCVLEGRGALHAVIERAGQRLVVYVIPGVATQSMLVRMQGWEGELLSAQGATVAVLGQQSDPAIEALVQSLAAAVQWS, encoded by the coding sequence ATGAACTGTTTCGATGCGCGCCGCGCTTTACTAACCGACCCCGCCCGGTTGCCGGAACCCATTGCCGATCATGTCAGCCAATGCCGTCGCTGTGCTCGCGAAGCGGCACAGATCCGACGGTTGGATCGGCGGGTGGCCGAAGTGGCCCGGGTGCCGGTGCCCGAGGGGTTGAATGACCGCTTGAAGATGGCCGGCCCGCAGCCAATGCGGCGCCGCCTGCTGCCCTGGGGCGGCGGTGCGGCGCTGGCCGCATCGCTGCTCCTGGCCTGGGTCGTGGTGGGGTGGTCTCCATCGAGTACCGTGTCGGCCAGTGAATGGATGAATTCAATGGTTGCGCATACGGTGTACGACGCGGCCCATGAACTGACGCCAGACCCGGCGGCCGCCCAGGATTTCGAGCGTGTGCTGCGCCGTCTGGGCGGGCAGATCGCCGCTGTGCCCGACGGGATTACCCGCGCGGGCTATTGCGTGTTGGAGGGCCGCGGCGCATTGCATGCCGTGATCGAGCGCGCCGGCCAACGATTGGTGGTCTATGTCATTCCCGGTGTCGCCACACAGTCCATGCTGGTGCGCATGCAGGGCTGGGAGGGCGAGCTGTTATCGGCGCAGGGTGCAACGGTTGCGGTGCTGGGTCAGCAGTCTGACCCGGCGATCGAAGCCCTTGTGCAATCCCTGGCCGCCGCCGTGCAGTGGTCCTGA
- a CDS encoding sigma-70 family RNA polymerase sigma factor, which produces MSRSRREFAALVDAYAQDLYRYAYWLCRDAHTAEDLVQDTLLRAWRAFDKLQDVKAARAWLITTVRREHLRRFERFQPTTVDVDEMEYLPALPSDDIAAADEIQARMAALSVADREALLLQAGYGYTLKEIAEIMDTTPAAVGNRVYRARQRLLQADASSSRQEEQA; this is translated from the coding sequence ATGAGTCGTTCTCGCCGAGAGTTCGCCGCCCTGGTCGACGCCTATGCGCAAGACCTTTATCGCTATGCGTACTGGCTTTGTCGTGACGCCCATACGGCCGAAGACCTGGTTCAGGACACGCTGCTGCGGGCGTGGAGGGCGTTTGACAAATTGCAGGACGTGAAGGCGGCACGGGCCTGGTTGATCACGACTGTTCGGCGCGAGCACCTGCGTCGGTTCGAGCGGTTTCAACCGACGACGGTGGATGTGGACGAGATGGAGTATCTCCCCGCACTGCCCAGCGACGACATCGCCGCCGCCGACGAAATCCAGGCGCGCATGGCGGCTTTGTCTGTCGCCGATCGGGAGGCCTTGCTGCTGCAGGCCGGCTACGGCTACACCCTCAAAGAAATCGCAGAAATTATGGACACCACCCCGGCCGCTGTAGGCAACCGCGTATACCGCGCCCGGCAGCGGCTGTTGCAGGCCGATGCCTCGTCATCGCGCCAGGAGGAGCAGGCATGA
- a CDS encoding acyl-CoA dehydrogenase family protein, whose protein sequence is MKLTHEHKELHRTVVKFVEDELNPHIEEWEAAGIWPAHDVLKRMGDLGLLGVNKPTEYGGMGLDYSYELMFAMALGRCHCGSLPMAIGVQTDMATPALARFGSDELRNEYLAPAIAGEQVVSIAVSEAGAGSDVASIKTTATKDGGDYVINGSKMWITNGTQSDWACMLVNTGEGKAHKNKSLVVVPLDAKGVDRQTKLDKLGMRSSDTAMIFLDNVRVPQRNLIGQEGMGFMYQMLQFQEERLFGAATAIEGLENNLDETIEYARSRKAFGQSVLDNQYVHFRLAELKTEIESLKALTMQATEDYINGRDASMLASMCKLKAGRVSREVTDACLQFWGGQGFMWENRIARAYRDSRLVSIGGGADEIMLGIICKLMGTLPSRKPTSTKPADQAA, encoded by the coding sequence ATGAAACTTACCCATGAGCATAAGGAACTGCACCGAACCGTCGTCAAGTTCGTGGAGGACGAGCTTAACCCCCACATTGAGGAATGGGAGGCCGCCGGTATCTGGCCAGCCCATGATGTCCTGAAGCGGATGGGTGACCTGGGGCTGCTCGGGGTGAACAAGCCCACCGAATATGGCGGCATGGGCCTGGATTATTCCTACGAGCTCATGTTCGCGATGGCGCTGGGACGATGCCACTGCGGCTCCCTGCCCATGGCCATTGGCGTCCAAACCGACATGGCCACACCGGCCCTGGCTCGCTTCGGTTCGGATGAACTGCGTAACGAGTACCTAGCCCCCGCCATCGCCGGCGAGCAAGTGGTCTCCATCGCCGTCTCCGAGGCCGGCGCAGGTTCCGATGTGGCCAGCATCAAAACCACCGCCACCAAGGATGGCGGCGACTATGTCATCAACGGCTCCAAAATGTGGATTACCAACGGCACGCAGTCGGACTGGGCCTGCATGCTGGTCAACACCGGTGAGGGCAAGGCGCATAAGAACAAGTCGCTGGTCGTCGTGCCGCTGGATGCCAAGGGCGTGGACCGACAGACCAAGCTGGACAAGCTGGGCATGCGCTCCTCAGACACCGCCATGATCTTCCTCGACAATGTTCGTGTCCCTCAGCGCAACCTGATCGGCCAGGAAGGCATGGGCTTCATGTATCAGATGCTGCAGTTCCAGGAAGAACGCCTGTTTGGGGCCGCCACGGCGATCGAGGGTCTGGAGAACAACCTCGACGAAACCATCGAGTACGCCCGTAGCCGCAAGGCATTCGGGCAATCCGTGCTCGATAACCAGTACGTTCACTTTCGCCTGGCCGAGCTCAAGACCGAGATCGAAAGCCTCAAGGCACTGACCATGCAGGCCACCGAGGATTACATCAATGGTCGGGACGCCTCGATGCTGGCTTCCATGTGCAAGCTCAAGGCGGGCCGGGTGTCGCGCGAGGTCACCGACGCCTGCCTGCAATTCTGGGGAGGACAGGGCTTTATGTGGGAGAACCGCATTGCCCGCGCCTACCGGGATTCACGCCTGGTCTCCATCGGAGGCGGCGCCGATGAAATCATGCTGGGCATTATCTGCAAGCTCATGGGCACCCTGCCCAGCCGCAAGCCGACATCAACCAAGCCTGCGGACCAGGCCGCCTGA
- a CDS encoding methyltransferase family protein, producing MSQTIDSAKAAPGLARRMRQVTDYMTRDFLGGPRPLKFAWVINAQKGGTCLFVGLLMLWYGNSSPAAWVYLALHGTYGLCWILKDVTFPDPNWQARVTFGGAAMSIVGGLGLYWLIAWLLISGVSQPVYPLPDHAWFALCIALHTLGIAIMLSADAQKFYTLRVQRGLITTGMFRYIRHPNYLGEMMIYGSYALLVWHWLPVVILAWIWIGIFAVNMVLKEASMSRYPEWAAYKRRTGWLLPGL from the coding sequence ATGAGCCAGACCATCGATAGCGCCAAGGCCGCTCCAGGCCTGGCGCGGCGAATGCGCCAAGTCACCGATTACATGACGCGAGATTTTCTTGGCGGACCGCGCCCCTTGAAGTTCGCCTGGGTGATTAACGCGCAAAAGGGTGGGACCTGCCTGTTCGTCGGCTTGCTGATGCTCTGGTATGGCAACAGCTCGCCGGCTGCCTGGGTTTATCTGGCCTTACATGGCACCTACGGCCTTTGCTGGATTCTCAAGGATGTGACGTTTCCCGATCCGAACTGGCAGGCCCGAGTGACTTTCGGCGGTGCGGCCATGTCCATCGTCGGCGGTTTGGGCCTTTATTGGCTGATCGCGTGGCTGCTGATCTCGGGTGTCAGCCAGCCGGTGTATCCGTTGCCTGACCATGCTTGGTTTGCCCTGTGCATTGCCCTGCACACGCTGGGCATTGCCATCATGCTGTCGGCGGATGCACAGAAGTTCTACACCCTGCGGGTGCAGCGCGGTCTGATTACCACCGGCATGTTTCGCTACATACGCCATCCCAACTATCTCGGCGAGATGATGATTTACGGGAGCTACGCCCTGCTGGTCTGGCACTGGCTGCCGGTCGTCATCCTCGCGTGGATTTGGATCGGAATCTTTGCCGTGAACATGGTGCTCAAGGAGGCGTCCATGTCGCGTTATCCGGAATGGGCAGCGTATAAGCGTCGCACCGGTTGGTTGTTGCCGGGGCTTTGA
- a CDS encoding BPSS1780 family membrane protein, which yields MNQSLIDEALERHIRPAGAGWAWIRDAWRMFTRQVVTWLVLVVLLFLVVLGIGLIPLGDLLTSLLSPVLMGGLMLGAHRQAGGGRVDLGHLFAGFRRQLGPLVLLGLLQLLATIIGLTVLAVVALLTVGLQAFESPELFSDVTLGSWILLAVVSAVFTAGMVMAFWLATPLVAIAGCKPWESVERSFEAALRNWRALLVYGAVVLGLLLVATIPLGLGLIVLLPVLMISNYTACADIFAFATSPATDGDADPEAAAAVREERPDEPDHR from the coding sequence ATGAATCAATCTCTCATCGACGAGGCGCTGGAGCGCCACATCCGTCCGGCCGGCGCCGGATGGGCCTGGATACGCGACGCATGGCGCATGTTTACCCGACAGGTTGTGACCTGGTTGGTGCTGGTGGTGCTCCTGTTTCTGGTCGTATTGGGCATTGGCCTGATCCCGCTGGGCGATCTACTCACCAGCCTGCTCAGTCCCGTGCTGATGGGAGGATTGATGTTGGGCGCACACCGCCAGGCCGGCGGTGGTCGTGTCGATCTCGGCCATTTGTTTGCTGGGTTTCGGCGCCAGCTGGGTCCGCTGGTCCTGCTGGGTTTGCTGCAGTTGCTGGCGACCATTATCGGGCTGACCGTGCTAGCGGTCGTCGCCCTGCTGACAGTCGGATTGCAGGCGTTCGAGAGCCCGGAGCTGTTCTCTGATGTCACCCTGGGCAGCTGGATCTTGTTGGCTGTGGTCAGCGCCGTCTTCACGGCGGGCATGGTCATGGCGTTCTGGTTGGCGACACCGCTGGTGGCCATTGCAGGCTGCAAGCCTTGGGAATCGGTCGAGCGTTCGTTTGAGGCGGCATTGCGCAACTGGCGAGCGCTGCTAGTTTATGGCGCGGTGGTGTTGGGTTTGCTGCTCGTTGCGACCATCCCGCTGGGGCTTGGTCTGATCGTGCTGCTTCCGGTGCTCATGATCAGCAACTACACGGCCTGCGCCGACATTTTTGCGTTTGCGACTAGCCCCGCGACAGATGGGGACGCGGATCCGGAGGCCGCTGCGGCCGTGAGGGAGGAAAGACCCGATGAGCCAGACCATCGATAG
- a CDS encoding TonB-dependent receptor plug domain-containing protein produces the protein MYEKLFGRPVGLGGVLCAAMICTPAWAQVGERADAPEEEDQVELQTFEVTGSRIRRVDFESAQPVVVLTREDIERTGLVNIGDLLQEVPMAGSALNRTFNNGGTGTTEVDLRNLGSNRTLVLVDGHRWINGTSFAGTGAVDLNTIPTAIIERIEILKDGASAIYGSDAIAGVINFITRKDVTGVQASTQFGAYNAEDGLQQQHNLSFGTVSSNTSMFTNFSFTRQNALFAGDRERSSVPLFGTGITRGSIFTPRGTVLFVPNQANQNILNAANSDNCQDLGAGVVNGTVEDELGFDPGLTIPNQASGLTLCNIILQRGETVNPGETTAEVAARYKPFDTFEDPYNFAPINYLLTPFEQTSVFTQINHRFSDLINFSGQVLYNKSRTERELAETPLIFGNLLFPPFDQVYVADDQLYNPFDQDIGNSGEDGLIGLGIVGRRFQELGPRTLTRDTETIYLRPNINGTFDALGRFFSWELGYSFGTSVTTNRHTGDLNMENVKRALGPAEFCGGDPRVQDGTIVANETADPDCVPLDIFGGPGSITQEQLDYVSYNAASSAESQVRDLYGNLSFDFPNSAEYLPAPIGMALGFEIRNEKFEDQPDALVEQGLSSTNLRRSTKGSISGREAFVELDIPMFAGIDFVESLDLNLAARYTNFDSYDPDLSGKVGIRWQPFSDLLVRATGSQSFRAPSITDLFLAATDSYPSVTDPCVGRSEGSTTDENCDAEGVDGGVTQPSSQILTQFGGNQNLEPETADTFTAGFVFSPSAIPEFNIYLDYFDIKLDNFIGFLSPQLILDLCYTADRSSGRPAVCDFVDRNDGGAGSIRTIQARSFNFAKLETRGIDVAFDYVLPVNDWLSGVGLDVPGRFVLSADSQYLISYEQFVPNSDGSFTGFELKGLNLGDTPLPKLKINAELTWDMGPYGFSWSTRFIQGTWEQCNDGLSPPVQDFGLCDRNDEDLNTDQDDDVDGSLHKLEDVFYHDIQFTWTPPFFNQGELTLGVRNLFNEQPPVSYQAFSNSFPATLYEPPDSREPYLRMKVAF, from the coding sequence ATGTACGAAAAACTGTTTGGGAGGCCCGTGGGCCTCGGTGGGGTGCTGTGTGCTGCAATGATTTGCACACCGGCGTGGGCACAGGTTGGCGAGCGCGCTGACGCACCTGAGGAAGAGGATCAGGTCGAACTCCAGACTTTCGAGGTCACCGGCTCGCGTATTCGCCGTGTGGATTTCGAGTCTGCGCAGCCCGTCGTCGTGCTGACGCGGGAGGACATCGAGCGCACCGGTCTGGTGAACATCGGTGACCTGCTGCAGGAAGTGCCGATGGCCGGTTCCGCGCTGAACCGCACGTTCAACAACGGCGGCACGGGGACCACCGAGGTGGATCTGCGCAACCTGGGGTCCAACCGCACGCTGGTGCTGGTGGACGGCCATCGTTGGATTAACGGCACGAGCTTTGCCGGCACCGGCGCGGTCGATCTCAACACAATTCCGACGGCCATCATCGAGCGCATCGAAATCCTGAAGGACGGTGCATCGGCGATTTACGGCTCCGACGCCATCGCTGGCGTGATCAACTTCATCACCCGCAAGGACGTGACCGGCGTGCAGGCCTCGACGCAGTTCGGTGCCTACAATGCGGAAGACGGGTTGCAGCAGCAGCACAACCTGTCCTTCGGCACCGTCAGTTCGAACACCTCGATGTTCACCAACTTTAGCTTCACGCGGCAAAATGCATTGTTTGCCGGTGACCGTGAGCGCTCCTCCGTCCCTCTGTTCGGGACCGGTATCACCCGGGGCAGTATCTTCACCCCGCGTGGCACCGTGTTGTTCGTGCCGAACCAGGCGAACCAGAACATCCTGAATGCCGCAAATTCTGATAACTGTCAGGACCTGGGTGCGGGTGTCGTCAATGGCACGGTTGAGGACGAACTCGGTTTTGATCCGGGTTTGACGATCCCCAACCAGGCGTCGGGTCTGACCCTTTGCAACATTATTCTGCAACGGGGCGAGACCGTGAATCCGGGGGAAACCACGGCAGAGGTTGCGGCGCGCTACAAGCCGTTCGATACCTTCGAAGACCCCTACAACTTCGCGCCGATTAACTATCTGCTCACGCCGTTCGAGCAAACCTCGGTGTTCACCCAGATCAATCACCGTTTCAGCGATTTGATCAACTTCAGCGGGCAGGTGCTCTACAACAAGAGCCGTACCGAGCGTGAGCTGGCAGAGACGCCGCTGATCTTCGGCAACCTGCTGTTCCCGCCCTTTGATCAGGTCTATGTCGCCGACGACCAGTTGTACAACCCCTTCGATCAGGACATCGGCAACTCGGGTGAAGACGGCCTCATCGGTCTTGGCATTGTCGGCCGCCGCTTCCAGGAACTGGGGCCGCGGACGCTGACCCGCGACACCGAGACGATTTACCTGCGTCCGAACATCAACGGTACGTTTGATGCGCTGGGCCGCTTCTTCTCCTGGGAACTGGGCTACTCCTTCGGGACTTCGGTGACGACCAACCGTCACACCGGCGACCTGAACATGGAAAACGTCAAGCGCGCCCTGGGGCCGGCCGAGTTCTGCGGTGGCGATCCGCGCGTGCAGGACGGAACCATCGTGGCCAACGAGACCGCCGACCCGGACTGTGTGCCGCTGGATATCTTCGGCGGCCCGGGGTCGATCACCCAGGAGCAGCTGGACTACGTCTCCTACAACGCCGCCAGCAGTGCCGAATCGCAGGTGCGTGATCTGTACGGCAACCTATCGTTCGATTTCCCGAATTCCGCTGAGTACCTGCCGGCACCGATTGGCATGGCACTGGGCTTCGAAATCCGTAACGAAAAGTTCGAGGACCAGCCGGACGCACTGGTCGAGCAGGGGCTGAGCAGCACCAACCTGCGGCGCTCGACCAAGGGCTCGATCAGCGGTCGTGAAGCCTTTGTTGAGCTGGACATCCCCATGTTCGCCGGCATTGACTTCGTGGAGTCCCTGGACCTGAACCTGGCCGCGCGTTACACGAACTTCGATTCGTATGACCCGGATCTCAGCGGCAAGGTGGGTATTCGCTGGCAGCCGTTCTCGGACCTGTTGGTGCGTGCAACCGGTTCCCAGTCGTTCCGCGCACCGTCGATCACGGATTTGTTCCTGGCCGCTACCGACAGCTATCCGTCGGTTACCGATCCGTGTGTGGGGCGGTCGGAAGGTTCGACCACCGACGAGAACTGTGACGCGGAAGGCGTGGATGGCGGGGTGACCCAGCCGAGCTCGCAGATCTTGACCCAGTTCGGTGGTAACCAGAATCTGGAACCCGAGACGGCTGATACCTTCACCGCCGGCTTCGTGTTCAGCCCCAGCGCGATTCCCGAGTTCAACATCTACCTGGACTACTTCGATATCAAGCTGGACAACTTCATCGGATTCCTGAGCCCGCAGCTGATTCTGGATCTCTGCTACACGGCTGATCGCAGTTCCGGTCGTCCGGCCGTCTGTGACTTCGTGGATCGTAACGATGGTGGCGCCGGTTCCATCCGGACCATCCAGGCGCGCTCCTTTAACTTCGCCAAGCTGGAAACGCGCGGTATCGACGTGGCCTTCGACTACGTTTTGCCGGTGAACGACTGGCTCAGCGGCGTGGGGCTGGACGTGCCCGGACGCTTCGTGCTGTCGGCTGACTCGCAGTATCTGATCAGCTACGAGCAGTTTGTCCCGAACTCCGATGGCAGCTTCACGGGCTTTGAGCTCAAGGGCCTGAACCTGGGTGACACGCCGCTGCCGAAGCTGAAGATCAATGCCGAGCTGACCTGGGATATGGGCCCGTATGGCTTTAGCTGGAGCACCCGCTTCATCCAGGGGACCTGGGAGCAGTGCAACGACGGGCTGAGCCCGCCGGTGCAGGACTTCGGCCTTTGTGACCGCAATGACGAAGACCTGAACACCGATCAGGACGACGATGTCGACGGTTCGCTGCACAAGCTGGAAGACGTGTTCTACCACGACATCCAGTTCACCTGGACGCCCCCGTTCTTCAACCAGGGTGAGCTGACGCTGGGTGTGCGCAACCTGTTCAACGAGCAGCCGCCCGTGTCGTACCAGGCGTTCTCCAACAGCTTCCCGGCCACGCTGTATGAGCCGCCGGATAGCCGTGAGCCCTACCTGCGTATGAAGGTGGCCTTCTGA
- a CDS encoding dicarboxylate/amino acid:cation symporter, which yields MKLHWQILIALIAAAIVGSLVPAEGWWIDAFDLIGTFFLNALKMLIVPLIVSSIIVGVMGLPGERELGRLGGKTLAYYVVTSLCAILIGLFFVNLLSPGEIDGQPAGDRLGLDASTGQVLERIEGSGTGDVIGIVLRLVPPNIVNAAAAGQMLGLIAFSILFGFLAARLQGQPGEVLKDFWEGVYQVMLQMTHLVMRIAPLGVFGLVAEVVAQTGFDAIRPLFVFFMTVVLALAAHLLLTMPVMLALVARVNPFKHYAAMSPALLTAFSTSSSSATLPVTLDCVENRAGVSNKTSSFVLPLGATVNMDGTALYECVAAMFIAQAYGLDLTLGTQFVIVLTALLTSIGVAGIPSASLVAIGVILTAIGLPLEGVGLILAVDRVLDMCRTAVNVFSDSTGAVVIARSEGEQTRLGKH from the coding sequence ATGAAACTCCACTGGCAAATCCTGATCGCCCTGATCGCTGCGGCGATTGTCGGCTCACTTGTTCCTGCTGAAGGCTGGTGGATTGATGCCTTCGACCTGATCGGCACCTTCTTCCTCAATGCATTGAAGATGCTGATCGTGCCCCTGATCGTGTCGTCCATCATCGTGGGCGTTATGGGGCTGCCGGGCGAGCGTGAGCTGGGGCGACTGGGGGGCAAGACACTCGCGTATTACGTCGTCACCAGCCTCTGCGCGATTTTGATCGGACTGTTCTTTGTGAACCTGCTCTCGCCCGGTGAGATCGACGGCCAACCGGCTGGCGACCGACTCGGGCTGGATGCCAGCACCGGACAGGTGCTGGAGCGCATCGAAGGCAGCGGCACTGGCGACGTCATCGGCATTGTTCTGCGCCTGGTCCCACCAAATATCGTCAATGCGGCCGCGGCAGGCCAGATGCTCGGGCTAATCGCCTTTTCTATCTTGTTTGGCTTCCTGGCCGCACGCCTGCAAGGACAGCCGGGCGAAGTGCTCAAAGATTTCTGGGAAGGCGTGTATCAGGTCATGCTGCAGATGACGCACCTGGTCATGCGGATCGCCCCACTGGGCGTGTTCGGCCTGGTGGCCGAAGTCGTCGCACAAACCGGCTTTGATGCCATCCGGCCGCTGTTTGTCTTTTTCATGACCGTTGTGCTGGCGCTGGCCGCGCATTTGCTGCTGACCATGCCGGTCATGCTGGCGCTGGTGGCACGCGTGAACCCGTTCAAGCACTACGCGGCCATGTCGCCTGCTCTACTCACGGCGTTTTCCACCAGCTCGTCGTCGGCCACCCTGCCGGTCACCTTGGATTGCGTGGAAAACCGCGCCGGTGTCTCAAACAAGACCAGCAGTTTCGTGCTGCCGCTGGGTGCCACGGTCAACATGGACGGCACCGCGCTCTACGAGTGTGTCGCCGCCATGTTCATAGCCCAGGCCTACGGGCTGGACCTCACCCTGGGGACGCAGTTCGTCATCGTGCTCACCGCCTTGTTGACGTCCATCGGGGTGGCAGGGATTCCCTCGGCCAGCCTGGTCGCCATCGGCGTCATTCTGACCGCCATCGGACTGCCCCTAGAAGGCGTCGGACTCATCCTCGCCGTCGACCGCGTCCTGGATATGTGCCGAACAGCGGTGAACGTCTTTTCGGACTCCACCGGCGCCGTGGTGATCGCGCGAAGCGAAGGCGAGCAGACTCGGCTAGGGAAACACTGA